The Terriglobus sp. TAA 43 sequence TCGCGAGTGAGGTCGCAATCAGCGATCTCACAAGGTGGTGTCTTTGGTACATAGTGCCTCCAAATGAAACAGAAGAGCTTATTCGCAACACATATCCCTGGCGAACTTAAGCCCTACGCGTTCTACGCGGCTGAATTATCAATAGTCAAGCATTCAAAACGCTTTTAACCGAAAAATAGTTATCGATAACTATCCCGATTTTCATAGATTTTTACTGATTGCGATAGAAGCGCTCAACCCCTATATCTACGGGCCTTCCATGCCTCCACATTTCAGTAGGCGAAATACAATGGACATGTGGCAGAACCTATTTTGATGCGTCAAACGAGCCCCGCCGCGCTGGAATGGCCGCGCTTGCGGGAGCATCTTGCAACCCGAACACAGTCTTCCCTGGGACGCGCCCGAGTGCTGGCGCTGGAGCCTACTCGCGATCTGCAACTGATCGAACGCGCGCAGACCGTCACTGCGGAGATCCGTCTTTTTCTGATTGCAGGCGGAGCATTCAGCTTTCACGGCCTCTTCGATGCGAACACGCTGCTGGACAAGTCGCGCATACCCAACGCATCGCTGGAGCCGCTGGAGCTTCGGCGTATTGCAGAGCTTGCAGAACACATCGCCGACTGGCGCAGCCTCGTTGTCGAGCCGCCAGATGAGATTCGTGATCGCTGGCCGACGGTCACGGCTATCTCGCAGCCGGTGGTGCAGACCAACTTCTATCGCCTATTGCAACTGATCAGCGGCAAGATCGAGTCCGATGGTTCTCTCGCGGATTCGGCATCGCCAGAGCTCGCGCGTATTCGCAAGGCGATGGAACGCCAGCATAAGGCGATTGAAGAAAGCCTGCGTCGTCAGTTGTGCGCGGTAAGTGCCGAGGGCGGCGCGCAGGAAGATGTGATCACCATTCGTGGTGAGCGATTTGTGATTCCGGTGAAGACGGAGTTTCGTCGTCGCGTGCCGGGCGTTGTCCATGGTTCGTCTTCGTCGGGGCAGACGGTGTTCGTGGAGCCGATGGAAACCATCGAGCAGAACAATGAATTGGTGCGTCTGCTGGATGAGGAGCAGCAGGAGATTCATCGCATCCTCGTCGCGATGACGCAAGCTGTGGGCGAGCAGGCGGGTTCCATCGCGCGTAGTACGGAAGTGCTTGCAGAGATGGAAGCGCATTTTGCCTATGCGAAGTTTGCACAGGAGTTGGATTGCGTTCGTCCAGTGTTCACTGACGGTAAACCACATGGCGATGATGCTGCGCTCAGCCTTGAGTCGGCGCGTCATCCACTGTTGCAACTTCGCATGCGCGAGGAACGCACGAAGATTGTGCCGTTAACGCTGAGCCTTCCCGGTGTAGGAAAGCAGCTCATCATCAGCGGCCCGAACACCGGCGGTAAGACGGTCGCGTTGAAGACGGTTGGTTTGCTGGCGCTGATGGCGCAGGCTGGATTGCCTGTTCCCGCATCGAATGCGCGATTGCCAATCTTCTCGGGCGTGTATGCGGATATCGGTGATGCACAATCGATCGAACGCAACCTGTCTACGTTCTCCGCGCACATTTCGCATGTGAACGAGATCGCACGCGAGGCAGACAATCGCGCGTTGGTACTGCTGGATGAGCTTGGTTCGGCCACCGATCCAGAAGAAGGCGCAGCGTTGGCGGTTGCTATCAGCGAACGTTTCTTAACGCTGGGTGCATGGAGCATCATCACAACGCATCTCACGTCGCTGAAGATTTATGCCGCGAAACATGCGGGTGTGGTGAATGCCGCGGTTGGTTTTGATGAACGCACACTCGCGCCCACATACGAATTGCGCATGGGCGT is a genomic window containing:
- a CDS encoding endonuclease MutS2, which translates into the protein MRQTSPAALEWPRLREHLATRTQSSLGRARVLALEPTRDLQLIERAQTVTAEIRLFLIAGGAFSFHGLFDANTLLDKSRIPNASLEPLELRRIAELAEHIADWRSLVVEPPDEIRDRWPTVTAISQPVVQTNFYRLLQLISGKIESDGSLADSASPELARIRKAMERQHKAIEESLRRQLCAVSAEGGAQEDVITIRGERFVIPVKTEFRRRVPGVVHGSSSSGQTVFVEPMETIEQNNELVRLLDEEQQEIHRILVAMTQAVGEQAGSIARSTEVLAEMEAHFAYAKFAQELDCVRPVFTDGKPHGDDAALSLESARHPLLQLRMREERTKIVPLTLSLPGVGKQLIISGPNTGGKTVALKTVGLLALMAQAGLPVPASNARLPIFSGVYADIGDAQSIERNLSTFSAHISHVNEIAREADNRALVLLDELGSATDPEEGAALAVAISERFLTLGAWSIITTHLTSLKIYAAKHAGVVNAAVGFDERTLAPTYELRMGVPGASSGINIAERLGLEASIIKAARASVTTQSADIARFLDELHTQLTAVAKERNDIRLREMEVEREKSRLEAEGKNEQHKRARELEVKLASLMKEFEYQMRESVKSIEDKGAKVKATAEADRRVARLKREFQESFNQTVVAHVSGADKKDPAAQPHVVNAVSAGDMVRLKSMGRDAKVERIIDDRTYEVSIGPMKMRVPKDDIAHVTVPAPRQSPIQHAQKRGIKVVAREPDMVPGEINVIGRTADEARDEVERFLDQAFLAGRPTVRVVHGTGMGILRRSLRDYLRKHPHVVSIEEPPYNEGGQGATLVQLRQ